The following DNA comes from Rosa rugosa chromosome 5, drRosRugo1.1, whole genome shotgun sequence.
gagggggcatGTTGGAGAAGAAATAtcccacattagaaaagtgacaaataaaatataatttataagtgggtggatctcacccaattgtaccgaggccttttgtgattaaaacccaacacctaatgggtggttaagttgggacagtatcggtacaatggtgggccactggccacgcttgtcgctgtttaacttggtatcaaagcagagatctgatcctggactctgactcattgttctttgatccttgacccttgttctttgtgcttggatttgttcattgtcctttgatcctttcatcaccgttgccttcttatatttccaagtactttgttgtttttccttccgCTGCGTATTCACCATGGTGAAAGATCAAGACGTTTCTCCCAGGTTCTCCTCAAATCTGACTTGTAACTACTGCAAGAATCTAGGCCACATCAAAGCAAATTGTTACAGGCTGGTTGGTTTTCCAGCAGGCTACTTTGATAGGCCCCGACCTCAAGACAACAAACCCAAGGGAAAGGTTGCTGTTCATcttgttcaagaccaagattactaTGCGGTGACAAAACCAGATCACACCAACTTTGCTGGTAAGGATACCGCATCCGTAAGTCGCAGTGGTAATGGTAAGGttggagttgctttaaaaatttctagctttactggtggcaatacttggataattgattctggagcatctgaccatatgacctatgatcgtagtttctttctttttctcaatccaccctctatttcctctgttgtcaattccaatggtgattcttttcctgttttaggaatagggtctgttcgtctcaccccttctttgacactacatgatgttctttatgtccctgatctctctcatcatcttatatctgtgcctcagcttaatactcaatctcggtgttctgtaacattttttccgttgtatgtgatttttcaggacctcctcaccagggaaataatcggcaggggttatctgaggggtcgactatttcatctggattgcatgttcgccggaatgaagccggagaaggcagtccaaacagctttgatttcgactggggttactaatcaagttgaagaattatggctatggcatcggagattggggcatccttcctttagtgtcatgaagaaatctatgccatccttgtttctaggcattgatgagtctaagttgcattgtgagtcatgtgtcttagctaaaagtcatcgtaCTAGTTATCCTTTGAGTACTACTAGGAGTTCTTTTCGTTTTCAgcttattcattctgatgtctggGAACCTTCCTGTGAGTCAACCTTGTCTGgcaaacattggtttgttttgtttattgatgattatacccgtcttacttgggtcgctttattgaaacacaaatatgaagtcttctctgctttccaagaattttttgctcttgttcaaaatcaatttggagccaatattaaagtctttcgttctgataattgggggggggggggggggggagtttgtcaattctcagtttcaccaattctttcaaTCTCATGGGATcattcatcaaactacttgccctcaaacccctgaacaaaatggggtgtcagaaagaaagaatcgtcatGTTCTTGACGTAGCCCAGTCTCTtctatttagtgctcatatgcctaagtatctttggggagatgcaATTCTCACTGCTTGTCATCTCATCAATAGGCTACCTTCCTCTGTTCTCAATGGTAAAACCCCCTATGTTGCCCTTTCAAATCATGTGTCTGTCCCTTCGTTTTCTAATCTCCCTACTCGTGTCTTTgggtgtgttgtgtttgtccatgttcctaagaatcaaaggtccaaactcgatgccagggcattaaagtgtgtttttgtgggctatggtgttaatcagaagggctacaagtgttttcatcctcttacacagaaagtttttgttaccatggacgtcaccttttatgaggatgcatgttatttttctcccatcaatccttcacttcagggggagaaacacacttttttggaagagaagtcttgtgGTATTAAAATTCAGCCCATTGAAGCCAATGACACTTCTGgagaaacagaaaaggcaattgccgaacagagcattgcgagttccgaaacagagaaggcaattgctgaatcgtctacccttcaccatgcaactgccgaacagagcattgcgaGTTCCTAAACAGAAAAGGTAATTGCTAAATCGTCTACCCTTCgccatgcaactgccgaacagagcattgcgaATTCCGAAACATAAGAGACAATTGCCGAATCGTCTACCCTCCAAGAAGGCCAAGCTCCTCCACCCCTCTTAGATACAGATAACCCTTGTCAACCAATCCCTGAGGAGcgtcccaatcttgaggttagtagtgtttcttctaactctgatattggtgatagtgtgtatgttttgcctcctaggTCCACCCGTGGTAAACCACCTCGTCAATATGAACCAAGTTTAGATGTTAAGTCTAAGTATGCCATAGCTAACTTTGTATCCACCTACCGATTATCCAAATCCCATgcttcttttgtgaatcaaatatcctctgtatgtgttcccagtaaagtgcaggatgctctcaaggatcccaaatcgtctcaagcgatgaatgaagagatgaaggcattggagaagaataatacttgggagttggtgccacctccacaaggaaagagagttgttggatgtagatgggtgTACACTATCAAACAAAATGCAGATGGTTCAGTGAACAGGTATAAAgcaagacttgttgcaaagggatattctcaaacatatggcgtggattatgaggagacctttgctccagtagcaaagattaatactgttcgagtgttgatgtctctagcagctaatctagattggcctttgcaacagtttgatgtgaagaatgcctttttacatggaaagctatctgaagaagtctatatggatctaccaccaggatatgaggcaagcacaggaggtagatttgtgtgtaagttaaataagtccttgtatggactcaaacaatcaccacgagcttggtttggaagattctctcAACCTATGCGTCGTTTTGGGTACAAGCAGAGCAACTCTGACCATACATTATTTCTGAAACGCTgtgaaggtaaattaactgccttgattatttatgttgatgatatgataattactggtgacaattcagaggaggttgaaagattaaaatatctgcttgcatcagagtttgagatgaaagatcttggttctcttaaatattttttggggattgaggtcgccagggggagttcagaaattttcttgtgccagagaaaatatgtgcttgatttgttgacagagacaggaaTGATAGGATGTAGACCtgctgatactcctattgagcagaatcataaacTGGCTGAGTACCCTAATCAAACTCCTACAGAGAAGGCTcactatcagaggttagttggcagattaatctatctctcacatactcggccagacattgcatatgcagttagtgttgtgagtcaattcatgcataatccaagtgaaactcatatggaagttgtgatccgtattctgaggtatttaaagtatgcacctggaaaaggcttaatgttttcaaagcataatcatcttgatattagtggttatacagatgcagacttGGCAGGTTGTGTTACGGATAGAAAATCTACTTctggttacttcacttttgtaggtggtaatcttgttacttggagaagtaagaaacaaaaggttgtggctaggtcaagtgctgaagcagagtatagaggtatggctcatggagtttgtgaattactttggttgagaaatttacttcgtgatttgggatttaaacccaaacgagccatggatttgtattgtgataataaggcagcggtgaatattgctcacaacccagttcaacatgacagaactaagcatgttgaggttgacagacatttcattaaagagaagctcgATGCTAAgattatctcttttccttttgtccactcagaagaacagttagctgatgttctcacgAAGGCAGTATCGAGTaaggcatttcatgactcacttgacaagttgggcattcgtgatttgtatgcgccaacttgagggggagtgttggcatgagtcatacttaccttatttatgtaaatattctgtaatattccaTGATCTGTAATATCTATAGTATTATTAGgtttactacttgccttaggagtagtacttgtcttattaggcacaattgtaatttgtatataattctttcttgtaaggtgaatgagatATTAGAGTTATTCAGTCAAAATTATCTCTTGTTTTTGTTATATTTGACTGATGGTAGAAAGGTGGAAAAATCATGAAGGAAAAGAGATTGATGTGTTCGAAGAATTTAGATTGTTGACTTCAGAAGTGATTTCCAGGACAGCTTTTGGCAGCAGCTACTTAGAAGGACAAAACATTTTTGAAATGTTGATGAAGTTAAGTGTCATAGTATTCAGAAATCTTTTCAAGATCAGGTTTCCTGGTATGAGGTAGCTTCCGAGAATCGATCATTATTTTTAAGCTGTTGAATGTTCTTTAGTTGGTTGATACATGTCACTTCTCATTCAAAATTGCAGTAAGGTTTTTAGAACCAGTGACGAGATTGAAGCAGACAAGCTTGAGAAAGGAATACGAGACTCTATAATGGAGATTGttaagaaaagagaagaaaaggcaACCAGCAGGGAAGAAGAGAGCTTTGGCAGTGATTTTCTTGGCTTACTTTTGAAGGCTCATCATGACACCAATGACAACCAGAGGATTTCTGTAGACGATTTGGTTGAAGAGTGCAAATCGTTATACTTTGTTGGACAAGAGACAACTAATACTTTGCTTTCTTGGACTGTTTTTCTTCTGGCACAACATCCTGGTTTGCAAGAGGAAGCGAGAAAGGAGGTGCTGCAGTTATTTGGCAAACAAACTCCCAATTCTGATGGCATTTCCAAACTCAAAACAGTAAGAACATCAGTAACTCaattaacacacacacacacacattttctTGGAAGAGAAGTTGCAAGGGGAGTTCGACTGGGAAAAATCCTAGTTCCTGCAAATATTGAATTGGTTATCCCAACTCTTGCACTTCACCATGATCCTCAATTATGGGGACAACACATGGAACTTTTCAAACCAGAGCGATTCTCTGAAGGCATTGCTAAAGCTACTAATGATAACATGGCTTCATTCTTACCCTTTGGAATGGGAACTAGAACGTGTGTGGGATTCAACTTTGCCTCCAATGAAGCAAAGATTGCTCTGTCAATGATTCTACAACACTACTCATTTACCCTCTCCCCGGGTTATGTCCACTCACCTTTTCAGTTTCTTACACTTCGTCCACAATATGGAGTTCAAGTAATACTACACTCTCTGTGAGCTGTGAATAGATTCCCTAGAATATCTTGCAGTTGGCATGTTGGATATTCTTAGCTTATTTATCAAAAATGCTTCTCATGCATCAACTGATTGTCATGAATTAAAACAGTGCTTAAACACCAGTCCCAAATCTAAAGTAATAAAACATCACATTTCACAGTTAATATATGCAATCCACCAGTAGTGCCATGTACTGTCGATACAAGGTTCACCTTTCTTGGTTTCCTACATATATGCCAATGCAATGGCTTGTGGAGTTGTTTGTCTTGTCAGTGTAATTCTAGCTGATACATTTTTCTGTCACTTGAGAATTGgtattttctaaaaaaattgGAAATTTTATGTGATTCATGAAGCCCCCTATATTCCTGTAAACAGCTAATACCAATTCATAGTAAGGGAGATTAATGTTGATGCCTAAAATACCAGTTTATGGAAAGAGTTCTATATGGTCCATCAAACACCTATAACTATCTCAAAGCAACAGGCTATACAGAACCAATTAACCGTACCAGATTCTCTTCGACTAGAGGAAGCAAAAAACTGAGTTCTGTATCTGGACTCAAATAACAACAAATCCTCAGCTGACTTAATGTGAGTGACAAATACCAAAGTGTAAGACGCTGCTTAATGTGAGCGACCACAGTGATACTTTTCACAATTAGTAAGTAGTTGTGTCAAACAGATCAAAATTCTGTGACCAAAGTGATAATTTTGCCCAACAACAAACCCTCAGCCAACTTGCTCTACCTAAGACAATACCAAAGATATAAAAAAATGCTTAAGGTTAAAAGTTGAGTACCATCTATGACAACTACGTTGTATCTATCCTCTTGGAACTAAAGACATGTAGTATCTCTCTGTGGACAAGTTTTGGCTTCTTGTTTGTCATACTCCTTTGCCTGCTGAGTATCAAATCAATAAAGTAATAATCTAAGAGCAACAAGCAGCTTAAATAGTTGATTGAGCCAGAGAAAAGAAACACAACAAGGAGAATCATGATCTTAAtctttgtgtgtgtgttgctTCTCTTAGCTCTGATCAAGGCCTTTCACAAACTATGGTGGACTCCGATTCGCATTCAGAATCTGATGGCTGTGCAGGGAATCAGAGGTCCTTCTTACAGACTTCTCTATGGGAACTCCACAGAAATCGCCAACATGAAAAAGGAAGCCATGAGCAGACCCATAAGTTTATCACATGATATATTTTCTCACGTTCAACCCCATATTCACGCATGGACCAAGAGTTATGGTACAAGCTCTTAAGTTGACTATGGTTGGTTGGTAATTAAGCTTTTTTTGTATAATTAGTGGTCATATATTGCTAACACATGCAGGGAAGAATTTTCTTCAATGGTATGGTGTTAAACCTGTTTTGGTCGTTACTGAACCTGAGTTGTGCAAAGAGATCCTCAATAACAAAGATGGAGTTTATCCAAAACCGGAGCCTAATATCTTTGTGAAGAAGCTATTTGGAGATGGCGTTGCCATGACAGGGGGTGAAAAATGGGCCAAGTTGAGAAAGCTGTCCAACCTTGCCTTTCATGGAGAGAGTTTAAAGGTAAGTATTCCGGCCTTAATTATAGCCATAGTTTACATGAATATGtttattagaaaaaaaatattacggTTGCTAATAGTTTCATGATGGTATTGTGTTACTAGAATATGTTTCCAGACATGATAGCTAGTGCTGAGGCGATGGTAGAAAGGTGGAAAAATcatgaaggaaaagaaattgAGGTGTTTGAAGAATTTAGGTTGCTGACTTCAGAAGTGATTTCCAGGACAGCATTTGGCAGCAGCTACTTAGAAGGGAAGAAGatttttgatatgttgatgaaGCTATCCTCCATAATATTCAGAAATCTTCTCAACATCAGGTTTCCTGGCATGAGGTAGCTAGCGAGAATTGATCTTTCTTTTTTAGTTGTTGAATCTTCTATAATTGGTTGATGTATGTTATATGTCGTCGCTTCTCACGTTTACTCTTATCATTCAAAATTGCAGTAAGCTTTTTAGAACTAGCGATGATATTGAATCAGAAATGGTTGAGAAAGGAATACGCGACTTCATAATGGCGATTgttaagaaaagagaaaaggaggCAAAGGCTGGAGAAGAAGATAGCTTTGGAAAAGATTTTCTAGGATTGCTTTTAAAGGCTCATCATGCTACAAATGACAAGCAGAGGATTTCGGTGGATGAATTGGTTGAGGAATGCAAGACGTTTTACTTTGCTGGACAAGAGACCACCAATACTTTGCTTGCTTGGACTACTCTTCTTCTGGCACTCCATCCTGAATGGCAAGAGGAAGCAAGAAAGGAGGTCCTGCAGTTATTTGGTAAAGAAACTCCAACTTATGATGGCATTGCCAAATTAAAAACAGTAAGATCCCTCCTTCTAACTCATTTGATAATCTGAAACGTTCAACTAAGTTTGAAACTAATCTTGGTTGCTCAATCTCTTATTCTTTATTTTGATACATGCAGATGAGTATGATCATTAATGAGACTCTAAGGTTATATCCTCCTGCTATTTTGCTTGCAAGGAAAGTTTCAAGGGAAGTTAGACTGGGAAAACTCTTGGTTCCTGCTAATGTTGAATTGCTCGTCCCAACTCTAGCACTTCACCATGAACCTCAGTTCTGGGGAGAAGAAGTGGAATTTTTCAAACCAGAGCGATTCTCTGAAGGGGTTGCTAAAGCTACTAATGATAACATGGCCGCCTTCATGCCCTTTGGATTGGGACCCCGAATATGTGTAGGATTCAACTTTGCTGCCCTTGAAGCAAAGATAGCTATGTCAATGATTCTACAACGCTACTCATTTACCCTTTCCCCAGGTTATGTCCACTCGCCTTTTCAGTATGTTACTGTTCGCCCTCATAATGGAGTTCAAGTAATTCTACACCCACTTTGAGCTGTGAAGACCAGAACTTCACATAAAATCTTGAAGTTGGATATATATTATGCTAGCTTATGAAACAGCAACTGCTAAACTGTTTGTCAAGAATCAAAATGGTGCTTAATTAAACACCACACCTCCAATAAATAAAAcattgttgtagagaattggaaaaattgtattgtattgtattcatctcaccatgaggtttatctagggttacatcatgtatacaaaaggcaattcataatagctatactaatcaatcgcacattacaagtatgtcaatcgcatacattacgagtctgtcaatcgcacattacaagtatgtcaatcgcacacattacgagtctgtcaatcgcatacattaagcaatacctattgcatgaatagtcattatcatttacaacactccccattggatattccatgtcaatagtgttgcctctgctatgcgcttctaagttgcctcgtcaaaaaccttgccaagtaataaaaaccatgtgggaaaaaacaaccttggtcgaaggagaaaaagagcacaacgcgcgtgaatgtggagtagtcgacatccttcaacactccctcttgtgccgctcaaactcggtgatgacgctttgatcgttgcctgactaaaaaccttgccaggtaacaaaaaccctgttggacaaaaataaccctggtcgaagggcaaaaagagcacaacacgtccttcactcttcgagatcgaacatgtagacatcatacctccccctgatgtcaaggtctccccctgatttctacaattatgggagttcggataacattcttaatccgatgctcttcatatgtttctcgaaggtggatttaggtaacgacttggtaaacaagtccactacattatcctctgaacggatttgattcacttcaatatttagaagtgtttgttgttgctgattgtaaaagaacttaggcgatatatgcttggtgttgtcgcccttgatgaaacctaacttcatttgctcaatacaatctgcattatcttcataaatgcatgtaggttcatctgtggtagacttcaaaccacaagttcctcgaatgtgtctaactacagaccttagccatatgctttctcgcacgacttcatgtagagcgataatctctgcatgatttgaggaagtagcaacaagggtctgctttgtagacctccaagatatcgcagtgcttcccatggtaaagacataacccatttgggagcgacctttgtgagggtcagagagataccctacatcagcaaaacctatCAAGAcgtcgttgtcattttgatggagaggaggaggagcacggaaggtggcgttttgccttgtggagtccgatcccacacttccgttatttcttCTCTCTGTGGGGATAGAACAagtccatatcaatcgtacctctcaagtatcgaaagattgtctttatgtcaatccaatggcggcgtgttggcgcagaactgtgtcgagctaacaagtttactgcgaatgagatgtccggtcttgtgcattgtgctaagtacaataatgcgcctattgcacttagatatggcacttcagcctctaataagtcttcgtcctcatcccttggacgaaacggatctttttcaggctcaagactacgaccgatcatgggagtactcacaggctttgctttatcttcattaaagcgcctttgtaatttttgagtatatgctgactgatggatcataatcccatagctacggtgctcgagttctagtccgagacaaaaccgtgttttcccaagatctttcatctcaaattcggatttcaagtacttagcagtttcctttaactcatctagagttccaattaggttcatgtcatcgacataaactgctacaattgcaaatccggaacttgtcctttttataaacacgcatgggcatatttcattgttctcatatcccttcccaatcaagtagtcacttagacggttataccacatccgtccggattgtttcaatccatatagtgagcatctcaatcttattgaaaacgcactccgtggtttagagccacttgacttgggtaattgaagtccatctggaaccttcatgtatatctctgaatctagatccccatagagatatgctgtaactacatccataagctgcatgtcaagtttttcggaaactaccaaactgacaaggtagcggaacgttataacgtccattacgggagaatatgtctcctcgtagtcgattccagagcgttgtgagaaaccttgcgccacaaggcgagctttgtatctaacaacctcatttttctcactacactttctaacaaagacccatttatggccaacaggctttatacttgggggtgtcagcgttataggcccaaatacctgtctctttgttagtgaatccaattcaatgcaacctggatcgcatcttttcatttaggccagtctgctcttcgttgacattcttcaacggagcgaggttcgatatcatcgtgttctataattccttgagcaatagaatatgcgaacacatcatcaaggataatagaatctcgattcaacgtctcatgtacactagtgtaattcatggagatctccctattccctggaattggttctaacattggagcgtcccccaatgatgtctcttggatataaccataatccggaatatcttcatgagacgggCTATTTATGTCGATGATTAATAGATCTTtatgtgccaaactcgctttctttcttggaagAGAATTCATCGAACCTTTGGGTCTCCCACGTTTCCTTGCTGGGAGCCCAGCCTGAGCCACATTGCCATCACCATTAGTAGTGGCGGCGCCGTGCCCAATACCCTTAGGGGCGGCTCCATGTCcatgatttttagggacatcaatccttgcaggcacgtttgcagcaggtatgtgtgatcttgtcactttagcgatatcagaaaacgcatcaggcatcgagtCTGCTACGTTATGAAGATTGAGTATTCTCCGCACTTTAATTTCGGACTGTACGGTTcgaggatcaagatgagacaaagtggggacagaccacgacaattcatgtcgttcctgttgaacattattgttcttatctccccctaatgacgggaagactgtctcatcaaaatgacaatccgcaaatctagcagtaaatggatcgcctgtcaagggttctaagtagcggataatggttggagagtcatagccaacataaatgcctaatcgtctttgaggacccattttggtgcgctgtgacggcgcaattgacacataaactgcgcacccaaatatgcgtaagtgtgagacgtcAGGCTCGTATCCAGTAACCATCTCGGACACAGAGaaaggttgagtggcagtaggcctcagaccaatgagcacagctgcatgcaatattgcatagccccaagcagaaacagggagattggtgcgcataaccaatgctctagcaaccatttgaagttgtttaatggcagcttctgcgagaccattttgggtgtgaacatgagcaACAAggtgttcaacctcaatcctaatggacatgcaatagtcatcaaacgttttttatgtaaactctccagcattgtcaagacgaattgacttaatgcatgggatgatcagggtggtgagcccttaatttaatgatttgtgctaggagtttagcaaatgcagcatttcttgtggacaatagcatgacatgtgaccatcgtgtcgatgcatcaaccaacaccataaaatatctaaatggtccgcaattGGGTTGAATAGgcccacaaatatcaccttggattctttgtaagaattgaatattttccttagtgtcctttgcataggatagtctcgatcctaattttgctaaagagcaggctttgcaaaacgaaagaggggctttagaagcaaccagggAAGTATCCGGTTGAGCCAccaagtcacaattgactttagaagtagaaaaaagGAACCAAGCTAGGAGGTATTGGTGGCGTCAATACCACTTTTGGGCCGTAGGGGGTAGGCGGTGCCAGCCCTACCTTGGATCGAATTTTGGTtctgacttcttttcgttttgaaaaatggatgttcgtgtgaagtctttaatatacggatcatcatatcacgacctaggtgtcccaaacggtcatgccaaagcctatatgtgtaaga
Coding sequences within:
- the LOC133710075 gene encoding cytochrome P450 CYP749A22-like — its product is MILIFVCVLLLLALIKAFHKLWWTPIRIQNLMAVQGIRGPSYRLLYGNSTEIANMKKEAMSRPISLSHDIFSHVQPHIHAWTKSYGKNFLQWYGVKPVLVVTEPELCKEILNNKDGVYPKPEPNIFVKKLFGDGVAMTGGEKWAKLRKLSNLAFHGESLKNMFPDMIASAEAMVERWKNHEGKEIEVFEEFRLLTSEVISRTAFGSSYLEGKKIFDMLMKLSSIIFRNLLNIRFPGMSKLFRTSDDIESEMVEKGIRDFIMAIVKKREKEAKAGEEDSFGKDFLGLLLKAHHATNDKQRISVDELVEECKTFYFAGQETTNTLLAWTTLLLALHPEWQEEARKEVLQLFGKETPTYDGIAKLKTMSMIINETLRLYPPAILLARKVSREVRLGKLLVPANVELLVPTLALHHEPQFWGEEVEFFKPERFSEGVAKATNDNMAAFMPFGLGPRICVGFNFAALEAKIAMSMILQRYSFTLSPGYVHSPFQYVTVRPHNGVQVILHPL